GACGGCCGCGGCGCCGTGCTCTACCTCGACCCCGAGGGGCTGGAACAGTCGTGGAATGCCTCGGAGTTCGCCTACGGCACCAACGACTGGACGGAAGTGTATATGGATTTCGTGCCCGACCGGCAGGGCGAAGCCGTCGTCTGCTGCGGCCTGGGATTCCCCTGGGGCACCTACAACGGAGGCAAAGCCTCGGGGACGGTGTGGTACGACAACGTGAAGGTCACACCGGCGCCCGAAGAGGCCCTCTATACCCGCGAGGGCGAACACATCGTGCTGAAACTCGACCGCGACAAGGTGACCGTCTCCGATGCCGACATCGACGCCTGGCTCTCGAAGCTCGACCGCACGTACGAGGCTTACCGCGACCTGGTGGGTGACGTGCCCTTCGACGGGCGCAAAATCATGATCCTCAACACGCCGGGCATCGAACCCGGTTACTGGGCGCTGGCCGGCAACCCGATCCTGTGGAACAGCCACGTCGCCGTATCGAAGCTGCTCGACCGCACGGTCGAGTTCGGCGACTGGGGCTTCGGCATCATCCACGAGATCGGCCATGTCTTCTCGCAGGGAAACATTTCGGGTACGGGACGCTGGAACTGGAACGACGAGATTTTCGCCAATTTCCGCATGTCCTATGCCCTCGAAGCGTGCGACGGTACGATGTCGCAGCGCGACATCTGCTACCGGGGTGCCGACGTAATCAACTACTACAAGATTTTCTACGACGAAACCATCGGCGCCGGCATCCCCAAGAACAACGGCGATGCCCTGCATTACACCTTCCTGCGCATCAAGGAGCGTTACGGGTGGGACGTCTACAAAAAGGCGTTCCGCGAACTCTACGCGCTCGGCGACTCGGGGCAGGAAGGGCTCGAGACGCCCTACGACAAATTCCTCTTCTTCCTCTCCTACGTTTCGAAGGCCGCGGGCGAAGATGTCGTGGCGGCGACCTATACGCCCGGGGAACTGGCCCTGATCGAGGAATCGCTTAGAAACTGATGCCGATGAATACCTTGCGAACAGCCCTCCTGGCCCTGGTCGTGGCCGCCGCGTTCCGCGCTGCCGCACAACCGGTCTATACCTTCCGCGTCAAGGTCGGCATCGACCGCGAATCGGTCGATTCGCTGGGCGGGCGCGACCGGGTCGTGCAACTGACCGAAGATATGTTCCGGCGCGTCAATCGTGCTTTCAACTACGGGGCGCAGCTGCGTGCGGTCTACGATTTCGTGGTGGACTGGGACGCCTTCTACATCTACGACGGCGTGTCGGCCGACCAGATCCGCAAGCCCCATCCCGACCACGATTATCTGGTGGTGATGGACGGTTACAAATCCGATCCCCGCGAGACGGGCGGCGGCTGGTACGGCGACGGGATCCAGGCCATCTACCATTCGCGCACGCACAACGACCGTTTCAACAGCCCGTTCGAGAAGAACGCCATCGACGGCATCATCCACGAGTTCGGCCATGCGCGGGGCGTCCCCGACATCTATGCCATGAAGGTCGACGCGGACAAGAACCCCGTCAACGGACAGGCGTTTTCCGGCGTGCGGTGCATCATGAATTATCCCTATGGCGAGGAGCTCTGGAGCGACTATGCCGTCCGCATGATCAACCATGCCGCCGACCGCAATGTCGACATCGACGACCTGGTGGCGGGCGTGTTGCCCGACCGTATCCGGGTCGAGGTGGCGGATGCCGACGCAAGCCCGGCCAAAGGGGCTGTCGTGCGGTTCTATCCCGTGCGATGGTACACCTATACGGTGACCGCCGAGCCGCAGGCCGAGG
This Alistipes onderdonkii DNA region includes the following protein-coding sequences:
- a CDS encoding M60 family metallopeptidase, producing MKRVVFLLAAIAACVLCLCAFGSKVKVFSDNFDRPERFARYWNHNAGEVPGTVEYLPGGGADGGGCVKIASAEKTALAIKHKLTGLHPGKLYRLSALMKCDSVQDGRGAVLYLDPEGLEQSWNASEFAYGTNDWTEVYMDFVPDRQGEAVVCCGLGFPWGTYNGGKASGTVWYDNVKVTPAPEEALYTREGEHIVLKLDRDKVTVSDADIDAWLSKLDRTYEAYRDLVGDVPFDGRKIMILNTPGIEPGYWALAGNPILWNSHVAVSKLLDRTVEFGDWGFGIIHEIGHVFSQGNISGTGRWNWNDEIFANFRMSYALEACDGTMSQRDICYRGADVINYYKIFYDETIGAGIPKNNGDALHYTFLRIKERYGWDVYKKAFRELYALGDSGQEGLETPYDKFLFFLSYVSKAAGEDVVAATYTPGELALIEESLRN